Below is a window of Leisingera sp. S132 DNA.
CAATCACTGATGCCGGGTTTTGCCAAGCGCAACTTCGGTGCCGCAACCGGCCGGGTGATCGGCCTTTACTCCACCGGAATCGTGGCCGGCGCATCCATTGCAGCGGGCACGGCCGCAGGGCTTGCGTCCTCACTGGAATGGACCGGCACTCTCGCGGCTTGGAGCCTGCCTGCAGTTCTCGCGGTCCTGGTTTGGGCCATAGCTGCGCGCAACGCCGACAGTGAGCGCACGGCGCCTGCCCCCGCGGCGGGCACAACGCCTCCGCAGTTCTGGCGCAGCGCGCGTTGCTGGTCGCTGATGCTGTTTTTCGGGGTAGGTACCGGCGCCTTCATGCTGGTGATGGCCTGGATCCCGCCCTTTTACCTGGAACAGGGGGTGCAACAAGGAACCGCAGGCCTGTTACTGTCGGTGCTGACAGTGATCGAAGCTGCAACCGCATTGGGTGTGGCGGCTTTTATTCACCATTTCCCGGACCGTCGCGGCCCGCTGGTCTTAGCGCTGGTGGTGACGGCCCTGGGCTTTGGCGTTCTGTACACCGCCCCGATTGATATGTCCTTCCTAGCAATGGCGTTGCTGGGTGTTGGCATTGGTATTCTGTTCCCGCTGTCAATCATCGTGGCTATCGATCACGTTGATGATCCCACAACCGCAGGCAACTTCACCTCTTTCGTGCAGGGCGGCGGCTATATCCTGGCAAGCTTCGTACCTTTGTCGGCTGGTGCCGTTCGGGATGCTATGTCGGATCTGAGCAACGTTTGGCTGGTGATGGCGGCAGGTTCGCTGCTGATGATCTTCCTTGCTGTCCGCTACTCTCCTGAAAGCTACAAACGCTTCTCGGCCATGCTGCGAAGCGTTTCTCTTGATCGCGGACTGCGCACGGCCAGCTGATACCAGTTTCCTCCCAAGCAGGTTTGATCCTGCCACGCTATCCCCGTTGCGAAATGGGGGTAGCATCCGTAGTTCTGAGATTGAGGCAAAGGTGTAATTATTGATGGCTGTTCGGCAGTTGCGGGACCGCCGTGCGGGCTGAAGTTGGACCTTAAATCAGCAATGATCGAGGCTCGAGTCATCTTTCACTCTATCCTCAGGCGTTGACCGTCATCTCCAAAATAGTATGCACGGCTGACGCAGTTCTGAGTAGCCCCACTTGAGTGGTCCAAATTGAAAGTTAGTGCATGGTTGGCCTTTGGTCCATCAGGACGATGGCCTCTGGCGCAGGTGGGCGGTAGCCTGAGGCTCCCCCAAAGAAGTGGTCCGCCCCTATGATTAGGCAACGGAGGACCACAGATGGCGACCAAGAGGCCCAAGCCTGAAGAGATTGTCGTGAAGTTACGGCAGGTTGAAGTCTTGATGGGGCAAGGCATGCCCCGCATAGATGCGATCCGTCAGATCGGCGTTACGGAACAGACCTACTATCGCTGGAAGAAGAAGTACGGCGGAATGTGAACCGCACCGGGTTTGCCGGAGGCTTCAACTCCTGAGTAGGATGAAGCCACAATGAGCAAGACAACAAACAAGTATTCCCCTGAGGTCCGCGAGCGTGCGGTGCGTCTGGTGCTGGACAACCAGGGCCAGCACAGTTCCCGCTGGCAGGCGATCATGTCAATATCCGCGAAGATTGGCTGTTCGGCGCATACGTTGAATGAGTGGGTGAAGAAGGCAGAAGTCGACAGCGGCAAGCGGGCGGGTGTTCCCACCGATGTCGCCGACAGTGCGGGTCGTTCGCGCAGCGATCACATGATCCGGGGGATCATTTGAAGGCCCAAACGAAGGCGCTTGAGCGGGAGAACCGCGAGCTGCGCCAGGCGAACGAGATCCTCCGCAAGGCATCGGCGTATTTTGCGATGGCGGAGCTCGACCGCCGGTCGAAGTGATGGTGTCCTTTATCCGCTGCCCGGCAGTCGATACGCAGTATCGATGAGAGGGGACATGGGCTCTGTTGCGCAAATCGGGTGAGGGATTCATCTCATGAATCCAGCGTGATAGCTGGAGGGCATGAGCAGACCAACACCCCCGACCTACAAGATCAAGAACTGGCGGGCCTATAACGAAGCGCTGAAGCGTCGTGGCTCTCTGACGATCTGGTTCGATCCCGAGATGACGTGGGAGGCCCGGCCGACCGGCAAGAGAGGCCGACAGCCCATCTATAGCGACGCCGCGATCAAGACCTGCCTGACGATGAAGGTGCTGTTCCGTATGGCGCTCAGGCAGACGACCGGCTTCGTGGAAAGTCTCCTGCGATTGAGTGGATTGGACTGGTCGGTACCGGATTTTAGCACGCTTTCACGCCGCCAGAAGTCTCTCGCCGTGAACATCCCGTATCGTGGTTCTGAGGGGCCGCTACACCTGCTGATCGACAGCACTGGGATAAAGGTAGAGGGCGAAGGCGAGTGGAATGCGCGCAAGCACGGTGGCTCGAAACGCCGCGTGTGGCGCAAGGTTCACCTCGGTATCGACGAAAAGACACTGGAAATCCGGGCAGTCGAGTTCACCAGTAGCAACATTGGTGATGCGCCCATGCTGCCGGAACTGCTTAATCAGATCCCGCCCGAGCAGGAGATCGGCAGTGTCACGGCAGATGGCGCCTACGATACGCGCAAGTGCCACGATGCCATCGCCAACCGAGGTGCCAATGCCGTCGTCCCGCCCCGCAAGAACGCCAAGCCCTGGAAACCCGACACCGCAGGCGCGATTGCGCGCAACGAAGCGCTGCGGGCGTCGAAATACCTTGGCCGAGCGCTTTGGCGGAAATGGAGTGGATACCACCGCCGAAGTCGTGCCGAAACCAAGATGCACTGCATGAAACTGCTGGGACAAAGACTGATGGCACGGGATCCTGGACGTCAGGTTGCCGAGCTTCAGCTCCGTGTTGCGGTCATGAACGGATTCACCGCGCTTGGCATACCCGTCACAGAGGCAGTGGGATAAGTCCGTCTGGGGAAAGGGGAACCTTGGCCCTCAACCGATTTGCGCAACAGAGTCTTCCGCAGTTGCGGATCGTCGAACAGGATCTCTGGGATGCGGTCCGGGCCCGCCAGGGCGAACTGAAGACCGCGGGCACCAATGTGCCGGTCTGGGACCGGCGCCGCCCCAAGACCTTGTTTTCCGGCCTGATGGCCTGCGGCTGCTGCGGCGGCGGCCTTGCCAAGATCTCCAGGGACAGCTTCGGCTGCTCCCCGGCCCGCAACAAGGGGGCCGCGGTCTGCAGCAACAAGCGCACGATCAAGCAGGCCGACCTGGAAGCCCGGGTGCTGGATGCGCTGGCGAACCACCTGATGGATCCGGATGCGGTGCAGGCCTTCTGCGAAGAATACACTGCCGAGCGCAACCGGCTGAAGGCCGCAGCCGCCGGGAACCGCAAGGAAAAGGAACAGGCGCTCGCCCGCGCCAAACGGGATCATCAGAAGCTGGTGGATGCGATCATCGCAGGCATTCCCGCAGATCAGGTGAAGGACCGGATGATCGAGCTCGACACGCGGCGTCAGCAGCTGGAACGGGAGCTGGAGCATACCCCTGCCCCGGACACGGTGGCGTTTCACCCGTCGATGGCGGAGGCCTACCGCGAGCGGGTGTCGCGGCTGATCCGGAGCCTTGGTTCCGCCGAGGGCATGGAGGATGCCAAGGAGGCGCTGCGGGCTCTGGTGGAGCGGATCGTGCTGACGCCTGCGGCGGCGGGCGCTGGCCTGGATCTGACGCTGGAGGGGGATCTGGCCGGGCTTCTGCGTCTTGCGGCGGGTGCGGAAGGCGCGGACACAAAGAAGGCTTCGGGCGGTGCGCCAGAAGCCTTTGATATGTCTGATGAAATTGTGTTGGTTGCGGGAGCAGGATTTGGCCTTTGCCGAACGAAGATCACTCTAAAGAAGTGATATTCGTTCAAGCTCGACAGCTGCCTTTTCAACCATCGCCAGAATGTTAAACCCAGTCAGCTTTGCGCAGGAAGCGCCCTTTGCAAACTCGACCGTGTGAGGCAACGGAGTATGTTTAGCGCCTCTTTGAAGGCAGCAAACAACCATGCGGAGGGGAATGTTCTATCTTTACCGCACTGGGCTTCCTAGAAGCCCTTTAGGGCCTGTCTGCGCTTGAAACCTTCCAGCCCACAGTTCACTGCGCTCATGGAGACTATAGCTACCAGAACGACAATCATAAAAAGCCAGCAGAGCGAGAAACCCTGTGATCAACCCTGACAAGAGGATTTCGCAGCTTTCAGTATCCGCCTCACCCGTACCCTGCAGTGCCTTCTTCAAGAAAAGAAACATACCTCTCGGCAACTCACCTGACCTCCAAGGTTTGAGAGAGTTAAAATTCTCCCTTATATTTTAACACGTTATTATCCTCCGTCATGCATATTGCGACTGCTGGCAGCCGCGATATCAAAGTGTTCTGCGGCTTCCTGAGTTCTCAGTTAAACAGGATGGCGGTATGACTTACAAAATTTCCAAATTTGTGTTCTTAACCGGAACGTTGCTTTCAACAGCTGCTTGCAGTGTGAGTGAAAAGGCAAGCGACCGGCTCAAAGGCATGCACAGCACCCGTCTCCTAGTTGACGAAGGTGTGCCTGGGAAAATTGGCGGAAGTTCCGCGCCCCGCAAAGAACAAATCATGAACGTATTCTTAACCGGCTACAGCTACTGGGACAACACTCCCCGCGGATCGGCACAGATTGCCCGGCCAGTGATCCACCGGCAGGCTGGCGGAACAGGAACCTACGAGGATCCGATCACTCTTGCAGTCGGGCATGTGAAACGAAACGGCCGCAGCTACATGGACTACCCTGCAGGCACGAAATTCTACGTTAAAAACTTGCAAAGATACGCAATTGTCGAGGATCTTTGCGGTGACGGGCCGAAACCGCAAGCAGGCCCTTGCCACAGCGGCTACCAGGGGCACGATTGGCTGGATATCTACGTTGGCGGCCAAGGTATCGACGAGAATTGGGTCGACCGCTGCATGAACCGTATCACGGGAATTCAGCTGGTGATTCTAAATCCCGGTCCTGGCTACCCGGTTACACCAGGGGAAATTGCAGCCAGCGGGTGTGCAGCCCTTTGACGCGAAGCTGCAGTAAATCCATGTCTTGCCGGCTTAAGCCTGTCAGTTGGAGCGGGCAAGACGATGGGCAATGGCCTGAAGAATAACACCGTTTGTATTCAAGTCAGAGTAGGTCTCGGTTGTTCGACCGGTCTTCAGGTAGATGCTCGACGCAAACCCGTTCTTTGTTTTCGCGGCACTTCTAGTGAACCTGTATAGTTTCTCAGAGTATTCATGCGGCTGATAAGCTGACCAGAGAAAAGCAGCCTTACTGCTGATAACCAGATTTTCCTCACGAAACTCAGGCGTTCTGTATTCAGGCTCCTGCCCAACCGTGTCAAAGGCCCAGGTCCGTTTCTTTGCATCCAGTTGCAACCCCTGATAGAGGAACCAGGGCGACTTGTCGATTGCCCCTTCCGAGACGCAGATGAGCCGACCGGTCTCGCGAAAGTCCTCCAATTGAGCGGCAAACAAGACATCCGCCAGATAGGCGCTTTCCTTCGACATCCTCATTTCCATTGCTTCAAGCAGCAGGGGTTCTGCGCCGAACGGCCCGATTTTGGCCGCAGCTTCCAGCAATGCCATTTGCCCATCGGCTGCCGAACGGCCAGCAAAGACCTCATATGGGGATTTGGCAGCGATCCCCCACCGCCGGAAGGCCAATGCCGAGTAATGGGCGCTATGTGACACATATGAAGTCTCAAGTTCTCCATTTGTGACCGAGTGAATTTCACCCTCTATGATCACCTTCCGAAGGTCCCAGGAAGCGACAAGCTTAGCCAGTTGCTCTCCGAAACTGCTGTGCCGGCGCAGGTTGTCCAAGGCAGCAAGCAGCCGGCCTGCGTCGGATCCGTCAAAGTCCCTGTTGCCCCATTTGCGGCGATCAGTCCGGATCCATCCCTGCGGCAAGTGACGTCCCATGAAGGTCCTGCCCGTGATATTGGGCAGGATCTTGCGGATAGCAGTTTCAAAGTCCGGTTGGCTGATCAAGCCAATCTGCACAGCAGCCACTAAGCCATTGATGTGACTGCCAACATCCCACATCGTGACGGCCTCGTGTTTCCGCCCGCCCGGTGCGAAGTCCACTGTCGCCGGACACAACCCGGTCCTGGGATCAGTGAAATTTTCGAAATATTGCCAGGCAACGCGGGCATCTTCCAAAAGCTCTTGCCGCTTGGCATCCGAGAGGTTCTGGCGTGTTCTTGTCAACTCCGGCGCGGCAGCAGCCGTCCTCCTCCATCGTGTTGGCAGCGGCCCTGCCGGGGCAACGGTCCGGGCAAACTCTTCAAGAAGGAGAAACTTCGTCTCCTCATCCCTGAGCATGTCCTTCAAAAGGGTTTCCAACGCTCGCCGCTCAGGCGGAAAGGCAATCGCCTCCGACTGTATAAAAACCACCACATCCCCGGTTCCCGCCGTGGCTGACTCAAATGCTTCCGCCGCACCGCCATCGCTGACAACCCGTTGCGGTAATTGCAGGAAACCTGCGCCCTCCAGCCCTTGGGCACCACCTGTTTCTGCGATAAAGGCAATGCCGATTCCAGGACCCAACGGCCTGACCGTCCGGATTTTCGCCTCACTCCGGCTTTCAATTTCCACAGGGAGCATTCTGTGTTGCGCGGTACTGGTTTCAGCGTTCTTTGGCTGAAAGTCGGTTGGAACCCAAAAACCGTTGTCGGCCTCACCCGCAAACTGGTTTCCGGCGGAATGGGGGATTCCGGCTGCCTGAAGAAACTTTGTAAAACCTGAATACCCGGATAATTGATCACGATCATTCTCTTGCGGCTTCAGAACATGCAGGCAAACCGTCCGTTTGAAGCCGTAGGTGTCGCGCAGTTGAATGTCTGTCACCGGCAATAGCGACACTTCTCCATCCAGCTCTTGTTGCGACAGCGCGCTGGCAAACCAAATCGCGGCTGCCTTCAGCTTTTTCACATCCATCCCAGAGAAATCCTTCGCTGAGAAGTAGATTATATTCTGGCTGGCAGAAGCTGCGGCGGTTTGCGCTTTCCCGTCAAAATCATTCAGGGATAGCAGGTTGCCGCCAAACAGCCTCACGACACCATTGCCCCAAGTTTCGGTCCTGACCGGAGCTGACTGCGCCGGAACCGACAGGAGATTGAGAATGCCCGCAGAACGCACTCCGCGCGGAGCAGCAGGATTTTCCTGGTCCGCACAGGCGATTGCCTGCAGGACCTTGGCCGGCTGCCGGGCAGAGCCCCCCGACCACAGCATCCCTTGCATGGCAAAGACGGCGTCATGAGCCGCCCGGGCTTGGAAATGCTCGGACAGTGACTGCAGTTCCGGAACGTAAGGCACAACATCCAACCCGCTTCTGCCAATCAGATAGCCGTTCAGAACCTGTGCTAGTTTGCTTTTTGCAGTATGCGGGCGGCCTTGTTTATCATAGGGGTTCACCACGCAGGCGAGCGGTATGTTCTGGTCAACAAAGGCATCAATCACCGTAATAAGGTGCGGGATTGAAACGTCTTCATTGATATCTGTCACTACGGGGACAGTTTGCGCAGGAAGCTTCCGCGCAACAGAAGCTGATCCAACCCCTGGGAACAGGGCCAAGCCGGCCGCGACCGATTTCAGAAATAATCTGCGTCTCATGTATGGCCGGCCACCAATCCATAGTCTCGTCCTTGGCGCTTTACGCTACCCCAGCTGGCTAAACGTCCGGTTACGGCACGTAAAACTGAGCGTATTACCGAAAAATACATGAGCGGACGGTAGACGAGGCGTTGAATCGGAAACAGCAGCAAGGACCATCTGCTTTCATCTTCATCGGATGTGATGGCAATGGCAGCAATCAACAGCTCTAGCGCCGGGAGTGCAAGGTAGGCCCATATGTACTGCGCCGACTGTGTGTGCTGGGAACCTCCAACCTCGCCTGCCCAGCCACCGGCCATCAGCTTGTACAGCATCAAGATCACAAACAGATCTGCGATAGGGGCCAACAGCGGGAAAACATAGCCAAACACAAACATGTCGGAAATTGATACCAAGCCAACCGAACGCCTCTCAATGATCGCCCGTTTATGCTTCCAGGCGCTTTGGAACATTCCAAAGGACCATCGAAGCCGCTGTTTCAGAAGCTGACCCACCTTCTCCGGCACTTCGGTGTACGCCTTGGCCTTTGGCTCGAAGACGATATTATACCCCGCCCGGTTCACCTGGATTGTGAGGTCAGTATCTTCGGTCAGAGTTTCCTCACTGAACAATCCCGCTTTCTTCAAAGCCTCAACCCGCCACGCACCGATGGCTCCTGGAACCACCAGAATGCCGTTGATCAGGTCAAACGCTTTCCTTTCGACATTCTGGGACGTTGCATACTCAAATGCCTGCAGCCGGGTCAGCAGGTTCACACGGTTGCCTGCAATGATTTTACCTGCCACCGCACCGGTCTTCGGATCTGCAAAGTGCCTGACAAGATGTGTAATTGCGTTCCTGCCCACTTGCGTATCCGCATCGATGCAGACGACAAACTCAGCATCTGTGCTCAGTATCGCCCTGTTAAGCGCACTCCACTTCCCTTGGTTTGGTTGGGAGATGAGGCGGACTTCGCTCTTGTGGCCAAACTTGAGCACCTCAATAAGCGTGTCGTCGGTGGAGCCGTCATCCACCACGATAATTTCCAGGTTCTTGTAGCCGCTGGTGCGCACGCTTTCGATGCTCTGGGAGATCACCTTTGCCTCATTGTGGGCGGGGATTATCACCGCAACCTTCGGCTGTCTTTGCAGGGGTGTAAATCTTTCCCGGCGGTTCAAAACCGCCAGGATCAGAATGCCGGCAGAGCGAACTATGCCAATTGCAAGCACCGTCCAGAAAACAACAACGACAGCTTGCTGCGCTATCCAGACAATGGAGAAGGAAACTCTGTCAAAGGCCGGGGATCCGCCCTCGGCAACAGGCATCAGCGCAGCCCGGTTGGTGCCAAGAAGATCCGCCAGCGTCGTAAACTCATAGCCTTTTGCCCGCAGTGAACGGATTATCGGGCGAACTGCGTCTACTGTGGCAGTACGGTCCTGGCCACCGTCATGCAAAAGAATGACATTGCCGCTCCCCTGTTCCACCTGGTCTATCACATAATTTACGATTTCCCCGCTGTCCCAGCCTTCCCAATCCTTGGGAACAATTTCCATACCCGCAATCGCGAACCCCCGGGCTTCAGCTGCCTCCAGTGAGGCCACCCGCTCTGCGCTGATCGGGCCGCCGCTACGCTGGAAGGGTTCGCGGTAGAGCAAGGTCTTCCGACCGGTAGATCCAGCCAGGATTTTGGCTGAGAGCGAAAACTCCAGATCAACGCGGGTGTTGGAGATCTGGTCCATTCTGGGGTGAGAAAAGCTGTGCGCACCGACCTCGTGCCCTTCGTCAACCATCCGGGTGACCAGGTCGGGAGCATCCATGACACTGGTGCCGACAACAAAGAAGGACCCGGGAACGTTCTCTTCCTGCAGGATATCCAGAATTTCCTTGGTGTATTTTTCATGCGGACCGTCATCAAAGGTCAGCACAAGCTTGCGCCTGTCCGGTTTGCCGTAGAGCTCAATCGAATACGGCTTGGGCAGAAGGCTATAGGTCTGGTTGCTGATCAGGCCACTCTCCGCCTCGAAGGAAAATTGACGTGCTCCTGCAGTTGCGCGCTGGTCGATGCGGATAAACGCGCCATGTCCTTTGTAATCAACATAGTTATTGAGCTCTACGACATGAAGTTCAGCCCCCAAAACATCTTTGGAAGCATCTTGATGCTGCAGGACTTTCCAAATTCCGGGATCCTCTTGCCCAAGAGACCACACGGCAACGTTGGCAATGCCAAGCTCCTTGAGGCGCACCAGCTGGTTGTGTGCTGACGCGGCATCCAGCATCCAGATTTTGCGCTGACGTCCTTGGGCGTCACGGTAGCGGCTAAAGCTGTTTTGGGCTTTGGCGCTGAACCGCAATTTTGCTCCTGAGGAGCTTACTCTCTGCATGGCTTCCGAGTATGACAAGACCTCAGGCTTTGATACGCCAGACGTCCACTCAACCGAGAAATTGCCGAGCGCGACAACCAGCTTGTCTGCTCCGACAGCCTGGACTGCCTCAGCGGACAAGTCTGCCGTCCAGTTGAAAGGTGCAAGCGGGCCTGGCACAGACTCCACCCAAGGCTGCTGAAACAGCTTCAGGATAATCTGGTCAAACAGATCACTCAGATCCTCTTCCTTCCAGTGGGACTGCTGGCCTGCAAGGATAGTACAGGCTTTCAGCCCTCGGGAACGGAACGCATTTGAAAAGTTCGACATCAGTGGCTTGAGGCGACGGAATGCGTCTGGCTTCAATCCAGTTAAGTCCAGGCATGCACCTTGTGCATTCAATGCCGTCACTGCGGCGGCCATATCTTCGGCCAGCGCTGCCACTCGCTCTGTATCTGCGAGGCCTTCGAGAAAGACCTCTTTCTGCCTTGCCTCACCGAGCAAAATGACCGGCAGAAGCTGCGGACGCATAGCCGTCCTGGCAATGTACTCTTCAACAGCAATCCGGGTATCCTTGCTGATAACAGAGACTGCAGGACGGCCTCCTTTCTCGACGATGCTGATCCACTCAGGCACGACCACGCCAATTTGGCCGCAACTGTCTTCCAGCGACAAAAATGCTTGTTCAGATGACACAGGCACATGACCAAATATCTTGGGAACCGCCGTGTTTGCCAGCGCCGAAAAAAGGGGCTGTTTGCGTCCATCTCCACAGGAAGTTTCTGCTTCTGGTACCGCAAAGGCCGAAGCCAAATGTACTTGATCATGATAACTGGAACCGTCCACCTTATAAGAAGCATAAACATGCTTTTCATCGTAGAATGGATTCAGCTCCCGCAGTGCAGACTGCAAAGAGAAAGCGCCGTCAAGAAACAGCACAGCCCAGCAAATGACGGCCGTTACCAAGGCAACAAGAACAGCCCTAACCCGGCGAACGCGGATCCTTTTGGGATCGGCAAATACCCTGCCGGATGACGAAACGGTTTCAAGTCTGTCCTGGTGAAAGGAAAACCGCGTCAAACGATCACCCTCCGAACACAGCCGTACTGCTCTTCGAAAGCTGCCAGGCACAAACCCGCAAAGCATAAATCAACACTACTGTCAGCCACGGTCCCCCGACCCCTTTGCAGGCCAACACTGCTGTCTAGACTGCGCAGCGCCCGTCCTCACAGAGTTCCACGCATGACAAGCAGATCAGGCTACATGGCCTACAATGTTCCCATTAAGGCAGGGCTTGTCAAAATTTCTTCAAGTTTTAGCCAAAAATTCGCTTTAAACACTAAATTAAAGCGACAATTCCATAGATTTGCGAGGCACTGTTGACACCAGCAGCATAACAGGCGTTTGCGCGGAAACCGGTCAAAAAACTTGGATACCGGCAACATCAGTTCTTACCGGAGGTCGGCGTCGCACCTTCAAGCTTCGTCGACAATTCGGAAACAATGGCGGCCAGTTGCAAGAATTGAATGAGAAATCCGGCTGGTCGCACGAGGTTTGCTTCAGATTCTAAAAAAGGTTGTTGTTTCTCTCCGAAAGCGCTCTATCACCTTAATCCCAAGGAAGTTTCGCCCGAATGAGTATCCAAGATTGGGCTCTTGCGCTTAGTGGGGATTACATGAAGACTGCCGTAAAACTGATGGCCGCCGTACTTTTGGGCACCATTCCATCTCTTGTTCTTGCGGACCCAAAGCCCCGCAGCGCAAAGCCTGTGCCCCCACAACTTGTAGCGAATATCTATGCTGGGAATACTGATATCTGGGCTGAAGGATGCAATGGCGGCATCTACTACTCACCTAATCAGCAAGCCCGCGCCTGGTGCGGCGACAACAGTGACAGCCTCGGCGCCGGGCAATGGGAAGTCGACGCCCAAGGCCGTATGTGCCATCAGCTGTCCTGGTACTGGCCCAACGGCAGCCGGGCAGGAAAAAGCCTTGGCGACCAAACGTGTATTTCTCATGTTGTCGACCGCTGGGGAACAGTTTGGCGCAGCTGGCCGAATGATTCGGAATGGTGGCCGCTGGCTGGCAAAATCTCTGGAGTTAAAGAGTATTCCGGGATGAAAAAAGGTTACAAATTCCATTCCAATGTTATGGCAACCCGATCAAAACTGGGGCTGTAGCGGCCGTTTCCATGGTTGGCTTGAAGTTTGCATCGAGTTGAAAGTAGCGCCTCCGTCTTCAGATAGGCCCGGCCTGCACATATTACCTAGCGATCATTAAGCACTTCTTCCTCCGCACAGGTTCCAGAAAGCCGATGGTGGTGCCGGGTGGCCCGAACCAGTTGTAGAACGTGGTTTTCGGGATGCCCAGCAGATGCGCCTGAATGAGTTGACCGAATGCCGTGTGCGGCATGGATATCGTCGCCTGCACATACTGCTGCGAAGGGAGGGGTGGCATCTGAACCACACGAAAATAAACGCAGACCCATGTGACAAGGAGAGTCCGTCAAGTTTCATCAGGTGATGGCCTTAAAGCTCGGAAATTCTCGTGAGACTCTTCGATGTCGCAACTTGCATGGTAAATCGAATAACCCGCCTCTTCTATAAACTCCATTAACTGCCAAAAGGTTTCGTCGTCCAAGTCCCGAAATACTTGTTCGAAGATATCTCCTTCATTCGTCGAGCAAGGCCTTCGCGAAAATTCTCTTCTTACCAGATCACGAGGAGATGGCACATTTTGCATTGGGGATTTGCGTGAAGTGTTCATTGCTGCTCGTGAGAGGCTCAATATTTGAATCACTTTTCCAGATTGAGTTTCCTTATTTGGCATTTAGCTTCTCCAACTGAACTTCCCACCCAGCACGACAAGCCTGCTGTCGCTATGTGATTTCGGTTTTATCATTGCACCCAGCAATGGCTGATTAAAACCACTGATGATACCACTAGTGCTCGGTCAGAAAAGAAGCTGACAACCCCAATAAATAGAAAGGCTCTTTGTTTTGGCAGCTTGGTTGAAGCTGCAATTCCATGCTTCCCCGCAAGTGGTTAAGCAAGTGTAAACTTAATGAATTTTCCGAAAATTTTACGCACACCTTTGCTTACCCAGAAGCCTGCAAGAGGGAAGGTTGGGAACCATGTCCATTAACGGAATATTCAAAAAGTTCCCCCAATGTTCACTCACTGTTCGCGATTGTTCTTGATCGCTTTGCCAGTTTGCCTCTGAACCTTCGCTGTCGCGCCCGGGGCAAACTCTGAGAAGGGAGAGCAAAAAGTGATTTTGTTGCTTAACGCAATGGTTTTAGTATCTCGCAGGAGGCTGAGTGCACCCCTGCGAAAATGGACAGGTAACGTCTCCTGCTTTTTGACCGAACTATCAGATCCAAAAAAACTTATAGCTGAAGAGTTAACCCTCATTGGTTTAGAGGCAGGAAACCTGAAGCCTAAGGAAATGCGTTTCAGTGGGCATATAACTTCGGCTGCAGCCATTCTTGCAAACAAGTTCCAGGACAAAAGTCTGCTTTCATTTGGTTCAGAAACCTTTTCACAATTAGAAAGCTTACGGCACATGGGGGCTATCCAACTAGGGTAAACGAAAAGCTGCAGTGAATGCCTACTGCTGCCCTGTGATGCTCCCTACGACACTGGAGACCCCGGATAATCCCGTACGCAAGGGACCGACGCCGGATATGAGCGGCTTATGCCGCGTGG
It encodes the following:
- a CDS encoding glycosyltransferase — its product is MTRFSFHQDRLETVSSSGRVFADPKRIRVRRVRAVLVALVTAVICWAVLFLDGAFSLQSALRELNPFYDEKHVYASYKVDGSSYHDQVHLASAFAVPEAETSCGDGRKQPLFSALANTAVPKIFGHVPVSSEQAFLSLEDSCGQIGVVVPEWISIVEKGGRPAVSVISKDTRIAVEEYIARTAMRPQLLPVILLGEARQKEVFLEGLADTERVAALAEDMAAAVTALNAQGACLDLTGLKPDAFRRLKPLMSNFSNAFRSRGLKACTILAGQQSHWKEEDLSDLFDQIILKLFQQPWVESVPGPLAPFNWTADLSAEAVQAVGADKLVVALGNFSVEWTSGVSKPEVLSYSEAMQRVSSSGAKLRFSAKAQNSFSRYRDAQGRQRKIWMLDAASAHNQLVRLKELGIANVAVWSLGQEDPGIWKVLQHQDASKDVLGAELHVVELNNYVDYKGHGAFIRIDQRATAGARQFSFEAESGLISNQTYSLLPKPYSIELYGKPDRRKLVLTFDDGPHEKYTKEILDILQEENVPGSFFVVGTSVMDAPDLVTRMVDEGHEVGAHSFSHPRMDQISNTRVDLEFSLSAKILAGSTGRKTLLYREPFQRSGGPISAERVASLEAAEARGFAIAGMEIVPKDWEGWDSGEIVNYVIDQVEQGSGNVILLHDGGQDRTATVDAVRPIIRSLRAKGYEFTTLADLLGTNRAALMPVAEGGSPAFDRVSFSIVWIAQQAVVVVFWTVLAIGIVRSAGILILAVLNRRERFTPLQRQPKVAVIIPAHNEAKVISQSIESVRTSGYKNLEIIVVDDGSTDDTLIEVLKFGHKSEVRLISQPNQGKWSALNRAILSTDAEFVVCIDADTQVGRNAITHLVRHFADPKTGAVAGKIIAGNRVNLLTRLQAFEYATSQNVERKAFDLINGILVVPGAIGAWRVEALKKAGLFSEETLTEDTDLTIQVNRAGYNIVFEPKAKAYTEVPEKVGQLLKQRLRWSFGMFQSAWKHKRAIIERRSVGLVSISDMFVFGYVFPLLAPIADLFVILMLYKLMAGGWAGEVGGSQHTQSAQYIWAYLALPALELLIAAIAITSDEDESRWSLLLFPIQRLVYRPLMYFSVIRSVLRAVTGRLASWGSVKRQGRDYGLVAGHT
- a CDS encoding DUF995 domain-containing protein, which gives rise to MSIQDWALALSGDYMKTAVKLMAAVLLGTIPSLVLADPKPRSAKPVPPQLVANIYAGNTDIWAEGCNGGIYYSPNQQARAWCGDNSDSLGAGQWEVDAQGRMCHQLSWYWPNGSRAGKSLGDQTCISHVVDRWGTVWRSWPNDSEWWPLAGKISGVKEYSGMKKGYKFHSNVMATRSKLGL